The following nucleotide sequence is from Aedes aegypti strain LVP_AGWG chromosome 3, AaegL5.0 Primary Assembly, whole genome shotgun sequence.
GACACAATTGGAATTACATTTATTGAGTGAAAAGTAACTAATACATAAAAAAGAACAGTCTactgattcaaaattttaaagctCATAAACGTGAATGAAAAAATTACATCTGCTGGAAATTGTTTCCCTCGGCCATCTGCATGATCTTATTCAGATTCATCTGTAGCTTTTTCAGGTGCTCCAAAGTGTCCGAATCGATTTTCTGCACCAACCCCGTATCGATCGAGTCCATCTCGGTCGGCCGAAGCGACAGTATGCCGTTCTGGATCGGAATGTTAACGTTGGCCATTTCTTCCACCATCGCAGCGGTGATGACCGGACTTCCGGTAATGGAATAGATGCTTTCACCGAGCCGAGCATGGCGCATAATGGCCATCGGTGTGTTGGGTTGTACTTTGGGAGTGATCATGGTCATACCACGATCGGCACTTACGGTTTGCTTCAGTCTGCTGCCCGGCACCGGGGTTCGGAATTTGGATCGCGACAGGCGATTACTTTCAGCGAACAGCGATTGAGAACCGCCGAAAGTTTTCTTCGATTTGATCCCGAACAGGACCGACGAATGGTGCTTGGAGGGAGTGGAATTCGATGAAACAGATTTACTTCGTCGTCTATTTTTCATGGCCGATGCCAGGGGACCGTAGGGCCGTCCCTTGGCTGACGATAGCAGGTCGGAGTTTCTGTTGCTGGTTGCACTATCCTCTGTAAGATATCCTTTTGGTTAAGGAAATGCGAAAAGATGAATGTTAGCCGATGATTATCCCCAGATGAATGCTAAATGGTTGTACTGTTAATTTCACCATGATGTACCGGCGAATGATAATTTTCGaacacttgtttttttttattcagatgAGGCAAATGAGATGAGACGGATACAACGAGTCTTCTAAGATTTCCCCAAgatttctaccagaaattctttaagaCATTTCCAATGGAAGTCCTCGAAAAATTTTTCCAGATTTTCTTCCAGGGATGTTTTTgccaagggattttttttttagaaattataggagtaattccagaaaaaatctaGGAGgtatttcttaagaatataatcaAGTAAAGCCCgtacatttctgaaaaaaaaatcttgatgaaTGATTCCTGTACTATTAAGGAAGTTTTCGAGACttgcaaaaataataaatcaaattcctggaaaatatcCAGTaggattttcattgaaaaacataGAATGAAATCTTCGAAAACAATTATGAATGATAGTGGGAACAACTGGAAAATTTGTTGTATATCACAATATGGTATTTGCTAGTATGAAACATAATATGAACTTTtgaggaatccatggagatttGACTTGATAAATTACTTATGAGAAGTTTGGAAAAAACTGCaggattcctggaaaagttcttAATAGATTTCCTCGAAAAATCTCTCAagcaatttttggagcaatttctgggAGTAACCGTAGgtgaatcctcggagaaattgaTATGAAAATGCCTGGAAGAGTGACGGGAAAGAGTGCCCTTGGAATTCTGGTAGGGTTTCGTGGACAGGGtgtcaactcaattttgagaaTAAAATTATGCTGGCCTTTCTCCGATTTGTTGTTTGAAACCTAATAAAACTGTGTTCCGAATAATAGTAAtgacaacttttttttcataagaaatGCTCAACTTATACTTGCTTTACTCAATTCCTCTACGAGTACTTGTCATGCAATTTCTACGGAGAACTACAAGTCGGGACTACaaatacagtcgaatttcgttcgttgtactatctttaagtgggctacgttttaattgggctcccgttagttgggctatagcccacataaaacgaaggcaaacgtcattttctgacacaagacgcaatttatcaatgttggtagctctgtttttcttttgttttacgttatttgacagctcgaaactcagcctgattagtgaaagtctttcactaagtgggctacaggtttagtgcaacgaacgaaagttgactgtactgttattgaaaaattggtggAAACACATCCTCAATGGTTAAGCGGCGTGTGAATCCGCTTAAAATAAACGTagactaaaaataaaaaataaaaattatttcaacttTTGCTATTTAAACATTTTCTTTTACTTATCATTTTGACAATTTCAACCTAGgcgacaaataaataaacaagcttttttcaaaattgacgTGGACCAAACATTTTAGAAATCACAACTACTATTATTATGAGAGGTTACACGTGGGACTATTTTGAAAAAGaataatgatgaatg
It contains:
- the LOC5574688 gene encoding borealin isoform X1 encodes the protein MVRPKTSRNGNSKRNRTSYQEEKVNAKLRDYDILADSLVANLESIFNDKLEELSLAFKMEKTRFPKHVLQMRMGDLRLIGASTFADLDKITLEPPACDGMSSLGSSQLSSSYNTGSKGEKKQSRADEGYLTEDSATSNRNSDLLSSAKGRPYGPLASAMKNRRRSKSVSSNSTPSKHHSSVLFGIKSKKTFGGSQSLFAESNRLSRSKFRTPVPGSRLKQTVSADRGMTMITPKVQPNTPMAIMRHARLGESIYSITGSPVITAAMVEEMANVNIPIQNGILSLRPTEMDSIDTGLVQKIDSDTLEHLKKLQMNLNKIMQMAEGNNFQQM
- the LOC5574688 gene encoding borealin isoform X2; amino-acid sequence: MVRPKTSRNGNSKRNRTSYQEEKVNAKLRDYDILADSLVANLESIFNDKLEELSLAFKMEKTRFPKHVLQMRMGDLRLIGASTFADLDKITLEPPACDGMSSLGSSQLSSSYNTGSKGEKKQSRADEEDSATSNRNSDLLSSAKGRPYGPLASAMKNRRRSKSVSSNSTPSKHHSSVLFGIKSKKTFGGSQSLFAESNRLSRSKFRTPVPGSRLKQTVSADRGMTMITPKVQPNTPMAIMRHARLGESIYSITGSPVITAAMVEEMANVNIPIQNGILSLRPTEMDSIDTGLVQKIDSDTLEHLKKLQMNLNKIMQMAEGNNFQQM